The window CTGGCAGGTAAGAAAAATGAATGCacaaatatacgttttttttcaACATCGCTAAtaataagcaccaaatcagcatattagaatgatttctgaagtatcattctggagtaatgtctgctgataaattcagctttgccatcacagcaataaattataatgtaaaatatattcaaatagaaaacagatattttaaatcgtaataatatttcacaatattcatgattttactgtatttttttatcaaataaatgcagcctttatgagcataagggacttttcaaaatatacaaaatatattaagtatttctatacaatataaaacataaataaataaaaaaataccaacctcaaactttttgaCTAGAGTATGATGcaggaagaaagaaaggaaaactgGCAGGTAAGAAGGAATGTGGAGAATAGATAGGTGGCAAGAAAGGAATGAAACAGACAGGACAGGAAGGAAgatgagaagaaagaaagaaagaaagaaagaactatGATATTTTCATGTCCAAGCTATAAATAAAGTCCTCATATGCATGCTAGCAGATGTTACCCTCATTGCTGATTGCACTCTTATATGCAGGTTCAATGAGCGAGGACCCCATGTTTCCTAAGACGCAGTGGCCGACTCCTGATCTCTGTCCCACATGCCATGAGGAGCAAGAAGGCCTTCATGTCTGGAACGAACAGATGGTGCTCGCTTTCATTAAACAACACTACAGTGCTTTAAACATTTCCCCCAAATACTCCAGCAACAGCCAACCAGAGCCAGGCCCTCCTGCTCCCGACAGACCCAAAGCCATAACCAAACCAATCAGCAACAGTCACCTCAACCAGAACCTAAAGCCATCTCCTGACGTTCCAAAACCTCAGAAGAGGACTGACATCAGCGGTGCGGGAGAGAAGCACATGGCTGTCCAGATAGAAGCTAGACCAGGGATGGGATTCTCAAGCCTGGACATGAGTCTCTGTGTACTGCTCTACGCCTTCTCCTGTGTCTTCCtcatgttcatgtttttcttCTTCCGCTTCCGCTCAAAGAGAAGGAAAGCCAGAAACTACCGGCCTTACGTATAGCAGCAGAATGCTGAGATGGAAAACTGTGGATAAGGTGAATGTAATGTATGAAGCCCCTGCCAAGTGTTGAaggagacttttttttatttatttatttgatcacttTTATTCGtttcagtttttgttgttgttgaaattttTGTGAAGTGCTTTATAATGAAGAACTTGTCTAATGACGGATGAAAGTCCACTCGTGTATAGGACATAGTTGTGTGAACAAGCACCTGTTAACGAGTATTTCTCAACCCTAAACAAACAGAAGGATGATTTAACTGGAGAAAcgattttattatagtaaaagtaacAACCTTGGTcaacatatatttttatgaatattccaCATTATTTATAGagatttttattgaaataatatatcCCAAGTTTCTCACAGGGTATATATCACTCTCTATGAAAGTCACACTTTCCCCATATTTCTTTATGATGGTCCAAAAAACACTTGGGAatatgatttattctgtcacTCAAGGTTGCTAGCGCAGAAGCCAGTGACAAGTAATACACTGCCTGTCAATGACCAGATCTGGAAAAACCCTTGGTTTTGTTAATCTCATGGTCCATTTGAAATATACTGTAtgacccttttttatttttattaaaaaaaatttagacCGCAAGTAAAGTCACAAAAAAAGCTACTGTGGTACATAAAGTTAATTTTAAGCATAAATTCTATTTTTTAACCTTTTCAATCCTGTTGAAATGCTTCATAATTGGTTGCATTGGTGCAACTCAGCAGTAAAAGATTTATAATGgctacaataataaaaatgtgtcagattttaagattttttggTACTTTGTTATACAGAGCACACTTAGTGAGTAAACATTtattcataatcttttttttttctctctttagatTATAGAGAGTCTTTTGAACTGGAACTTGtttcaataattatttaataattttactatACTGTAATTGTACTCAGAGGATTCCTGATCACAGACCATTTATTGTTCAGCATCTATATTACTGCAGCAGTATTTTGATTTAAAGTTTCGAAATCAAAATGTGCGTGATTTGTAATGTGTTCAGcttgtgattattattttatggagCATTGCTAATGTGGACCTGAAGGCTAAATATTTATAAAGTGTTCTTAATAAAATACATCTTCTGTATTGTGACAGAATGTGAACATAATTGTAGCCTTCAAATCTGCTCCAAAAGAACGGCTGTATATTTCATtcacttttaataattattaccaGTGATttaagaattatatttttatgtaaagatGATTTTGGGGGGTAAATCTTTCTGTATATATGTAGTTCGTCCCTTCAGGGAAGTTATTGCATTTTGTATAAAGAACATTAAGttgtcttttaaataaaaatgtataattcccATCCATTTTTAGTTCATAACTACCAACAATGCAGATACATACacgtttgattatttttattcatcaatattTTCTATAGCACCATTATAATAAACTGTTAATATAAGTTTCATTATGAGATCGGTTTTCTGAAGAGCGGTTCTTAAATGATTGTTTATCAGGAGAACAGTTGGATGTACCATCCTGAGAACACGGTGTAACTGCAACTTCAAATCTAAGCACATTGGGAGGTCATTTAAGTTTTATGTTGCTTGTAAGTCTGTGTCTGCCCTCTAGTAGGCAGTATGCACTATCCCGTTCCCCACCAGCTCAGACTGCAGTCTGTTCTCCCCACGGACAACACACATGTGACCATACTAACGCTGTCTATTACTAGAGCTCCAGCTGTCAACTTAACAGATGTCTGCACAGGCACTCTTGtttccaaatgtaaaataacttgcGATGTTCATCTCTTCAGACTGGAAGCAGACATTTTCCTCAATGACTCTGTGCATTTTGCACTGGAAACAAAGTTTGAGGGCAGTTTCTTCAAGAGACCATTTAAGGTgtcacatgtagttttttttcaaAGCTTTTAAAGAGACCAGACAGACAGCGGGAAGCTGCTACACTTTATtgattgattataatttttttgccgTTGATATTAGAAGACTGGAACACGGCAGTTTATCTCTAATAGCGCTGACTCACGCCGTAGCCTGTTGGCATCTCAGCATTAAAAGCCAGCGAGTCAGAGACTGGAGCATAGCGCCTTCTTCCCCACATTGCTGAGAGACGCTGCTTTACTGCCCCACTGCTCTGTACTCAACTCTTACTTGCACACTACAGTCTCTCAGTCATCCGTCTAATACTTGCCACTTTAAAATGCTTCTCTGTTTGTTTGATGTACTTATCTGACATTCAGGGCAGCTTTGAGGCTgagtctctctcttttctttcatttatcaTTTGAGTATCTGTCTGATGCCGTGTTGGCACATCTGATTGGGTATGCAGACTCTGTACTGAGCATGCCAGCCTGTGACAGGGACTGCAATGCAGAGCTGCTCTCCTGGCACACACCATTTGTCTGCCCTTAATGTAAATAATCCTGAGCACGGAGCTGATCATGGCAGAGATGGCTTCTGATGGATTATCTGTCTGCACACGTTCGTTGGTGCATGCAGGGTGCACACTCCCGTTCTTGTCTTTTCTTCATGTGGTGATGCTCAAATAAAAGTGAGCcattgcactctctctctctttctgtcttgccTGTCTTTTGTCTCCATCGCACATGAACACGTTTACTCTCTGCAGGGCAGTTATCCGCATcaggctctctctctttctctgtttctcttgctcgatctctctctctctctctctctctctctctctctctctctctcattctgtgtCCTTAAATGACTTTCCTTCAGTCTCACTCCCTCCCCCTCTCTCCCTAGTCTCTGTGTCTGTGCCTATAGCCTCTCTCCCCCTTTCTGTGACATACAGTAGATGGTGCATCGATTGCACATAGACGCTTGCTTTCCCTCTCGCTGGCTCAGTTCTGTGTGGGGAGGAAGAGGACGGATTGAGACGTATCTCTCTGCTTCTCAAGCTACCTTTCCTCATGCTGAGCTGCTGTGAGGAGCCTGTCTACATTCTCTCTCTCATCTCGGAAGATTCTGCTATAGAGGTCAGGTAGTGGTGGGGTGGAGAGGGAGGGTAGGTGGGTGGGTTTGTCGGTCACTTTTCAGTTTCTTTTGAATACTCCAGGCAAGCTTATGCTGAGTTGCCAAACATGCAGACTCCAGTAATGTTGGGGTGAAGAGAGCTGTTTACCAAGGGAGTTGCTGTGCAACATTTCTGTCGCATTTTTCTGCTGTGTCTGCACCAGATAAACATTGTGTGACTTTTGAATCTAGTCATTTTCTGTTTGTTACCTCATCAAGCTGGTCCACCTTCATTTTGACTTTCTGCTGTCTTAGATGTCTGGTGAGAACGTCCTGTCTTCTCCAGAGATCTGAAACGGGCATTATGTCTCAGCTCTTGCACATGGAGATTCCAAACTTCGGCAGCACTGTTCTGGACAGCCTGAATGAACAGCGGCTGCTGGGCCAACACTGCGATGTGGCCATCATGGTCAACGGACAGGCCTTCAAGGCCCACCGTGCTGTTTTGGCGGCCAGCAGTCTCTACTTCCGTGATCTTTTCAGCGGTAGTGCCCAGACGCTTTTTGAGCTGCCCTCGTCTGTGGCCCCATCCTGCTTCCAGCAGATTCTCTCATTCTGCTACACAGGCCGGATGACGGTGAGTGCCAGCGATCAGCTGATGGTCATGTACACCGCAGGCTACCTTCAGATCCAGAACATCGTAGAGCGAGGAATGGACCTCATGTTCAAGGCCAGCGCTCCATACTGCGACTCGCAGACATCTGCCACAGACGATCCCCCGAGCCCAAACAACAACAACTCCTCCTTGTTGCTAGGCGACCAGCCCACAACTGTCTGCAAGATCAAGGAAGAGAAGCTGGAGGCCCTGGTGTGTGGTCAGAATGGGGAGCTAAAGCATTCTGATGAGGACAGGAGACCTAGGGGCAGATCTTTAAGGAATGGCACTCTTTTCTACACAAGTGGAGGCGTAAACGGGGTCATACCTGTGATGCATGCTTACGAGCTCTCGACCCGAGATCATGCCAGTCCCGGTGCCTCTAGCCTCCCGACCACAGACAGTCCAACTTCACACCAAAACGAGGAGGAGGATTTTGAAGACGACTCATACGAGAGCCTGACAAATGGAAAAATctttgggggctcgtccgggatctttggcagtaaatgtctttttaatggACTTCTCTTTTGCTTCATTGCAGCTCAAAACATTACGGATTCATCCCTTTGAGTctgatctgttttattttttttcccagtgAAAGAGAAGATGGAGGTGTCCTCCCTGCCTCTGTCCTTGGAAAACCGTTTCTGTGTGCTGTTAGGAGGAGACCGAGAGGCTCTGCCTGCCGGACTCATCAGCCAGATCGGCTACCGTTGCCACCCTGCTCTCTACACAGAGGGCGACCCTGGAGAGAGACTGGAGCTAATTGCAGGTGAGGCCTGAATAATAGCAGCCTGTCTGAAGCTCCTTGTCCATCTGAATTATTTATCAGTTCAGACCGAGTCATTTGAGTCACTGATTTCAAGCTAAGATCTCCTTGTTTCTCTGTTTGTGCTGTGTAAGGATCTGGTGTCTTCATGACTCGTGGGCAGCTAATGAACTGTCACCTCTGCGCTGGGGTCAAACACAAAGTCCTGCTGAGACGCCTCCTAGCTGCTTTTTTTGACAGGTCTAAAACATTACAGATTTGtaacatgcatgcatgtgtttctgTAGAAAGTCTGAAATACGAAGAGCTCAGTTCTACAGTAAAAGTAGCCAAGCAGAGGTGGAGTCAGTGttttaacattcaaatgtttCAGTATATTGTGTTTGATAACTAGAAGGACTGCATGGTGTTTTGgaaaaatattgtgtgtgtgccCTCTAGTGGTTGACTATGGTGTTTTAATCTACAGGAACACTCTGGCTGACAGCTGTGGGACTGGAATACGTTCCTCCAACTGTGATCCGAATCGCAAACCACTGGACAGTCGCATACTCAACACAGTGAAACGTGAGTGACCCTTTGCTATGCTGTTACAAAAAGCAAAATGTATTCTTATTTATGTTCCTGGTCTTAGTGTGCATGATtcctttgtttactttttttctaaAGTTTGGTTTCATTTGGAAATATGTTACAATATGGGAATGAAATAGGTTAAATGTTGACTTGAAGCATTAAtattccttttttctctctctctgtttatcatTAGTCTACTGTCAGAACTTTGCCCCTAACTTCAAAGAAAGTGAGATGAACGTGATTGCTGCTGACATGTGCACCAATGCCCGGAGAGTTCGAAAGCGCTGGCTCCCCAAGATCAAGTCCATGCTTCCAGAGGCAATCGAGGTGTACAGGGGGACTGCAGTCCTGAGCCACGTGGAAGGAGCTACCCAGCCAGGCAGTGGCTTTCCTTTTGAGTCAGAGTTCAAACACCTGGCAGCGTCAAATCTGACTCTGGAGCAACACCTCTATGGAGAATGCAGAGAGACACTGAGGAATGGCTCTCACTTCAGTATGGAAGAGAGGTCCCAAAAAGGTGAAGAAGTCAAGACTGAGCCAAGCCGAGCCAAAGAGTCAGACAACATGCAGGAAGTTGAAAAGCTTCCGGAAAGTCCCGAGAGGGCGGCCGGTGTGCTTGCCCTCAACCATGCTAGCAAGAAAGGGGAAAAAGAGCCTGCAAATAGCAGCCCCAGTTCACAGAGAGAGGAACAGAACAGACAGAGACCACTAGAAGACAATCAGTGATTTCCTCCATTTATCATTTCATACTATTAAAAACTGGTCTGCAGCTTATCACACCAAAAAGGATTAATATCTCTAAAGGCATATCTTCCATGCCACCAAACATCACATTAAAGCTGCATGATCATGGGAACTGAACATATACAATATTTTCCAGGATAGACTGAAAAATGTCTGCGTTAAATTCAGTTGTGATTACAAGTttacctaccccttacagaatctacaaaaatatatataaatataaatatatatatatatatataaattatatataaatctaattaaatatgaaCGGATCATAATCTCATTTTAGTTAATTACCTTATTTGAGCTATTTGCTATTAGCTATTtgagagattttatttatttagtccacgagacaaaataattgcatttatacAATTGATCATTTTCAAAAGTTGACATACCCATGGATTTTAATATCATATAATGCCTCCTCAAGCCTCAGTGATTGTAGGCTTTTTGTGATAGTTGTACATGAGTTTCTAGTTTGTCCTGAGTAGTGAATCTGTTTTTGACAAAGCCTCCAGGTCCTGGAAGTTATTTGGCTTCCCTGCATGATCTGCACATTTGAGTTCTTCCCTACAGTGGCTATATAATGCTGATGTCCAGTTTTGCTGCTCTGGATAATTGAGGGACTCGTACAAAACTATGATGCTTGAGGAAACTcacaatattaaagggatactccaccccaaaatgaaaatgttgtcataagTCACTTATCCACGTCGTTCCTAACCTGTTAAAGCTTCATTTGTCTTCggaacataatttaagatattttggatgaaaaccaggaggcttgaaactaagaaaacaaaagtaacgaCATTATTCACCAATTCATCTCCTCTCTCTCCACGTCACCGTAGCAACGAATATGAGCTTAACACATCCAGCGTACGCTTTTCTATATCAGAAGACTCAGAAGAGTGTACGCTACCTGTGTTTAGCTCAtaatctccaaaatggcgctatggtgaagtggaaagaaacagaggagaggaattgttgaataaagtcattatttttgttttcttcgtgtactaaaagtattctcgtcacttcataatgttacggttgaaccactgatggcagatgggatATTTTGACAACATCTTTCATAgat of the Carassius gibelio isolate Cgi1373 ecotype wild population from Czech Republic chromosome A5, carGib1.2-hapl.c, whole genome shotgun sequence genome contains:
- the LOC127996834 gene encoding nucleus accumbens-associated protein 2-like, translating into MSQLLHMEIPNFGSTVLDSLNEQRLLGQHCDVAIMVNGQAFKAHRAVLAASSLYFRDLFSGSAQTLFELPSSVAPSCFQQILSFCYTGRMTVSASDQLMVMYTAGYLQIQNIVERGMDLMFKASAPYCDSQTSATDDPPSPNNNNSSLLLGDQPTTVCKIKEEKLEALVCGQNGELKHSDEDRRPRGRSLRNGTLFYTSGGVNGVIPVMHAYELSTRDHASPGASSLPTTDSPTSHQNEEEDFEDDSYESLTNGKIFGGSSGIFGMKEKMEVSSLPLSLENRFCVLLGGDREALPAGLISQIGYRCHPALYTEGDPGERLELIAGSGVFMTRGQLMNCHLCAGVKHKVLLRRLLAAFFDRNTLADSCGTGIRSSNCDPNRKPLDSRILNTVKLYCQNFAPNFKESEMNVIAADMCTNARRVRKRWLPKIKSMLPEAIEVYRGTAVLSHVEGATQPGSGFPFESEFKHLAASNLTLEQHLYGECRETLRNGSHFSMEERSQKGEEVKTEPSRAKESDNMQEVEKLPESPERAAGVLALNHASKKGEKEPANSSPSSQREEQNRQRPLEDNQ